From a single Bacillus gobiensis genomic region:
- a CDS encoding S41 family peptidase yields the protein MKKRIASWIVMCTLIVSGMGLYAIIEPAGFHKADALSSPDREEVNGFEKFKKAYELISNEYVEEVDREKLLEGAIQGMLTSLNDPYSVYMDKQTAKQFSDALDSSFEGIGAEVGMENGKIIIVSSFKRSPAEKSGLKPNDEIISIDGESMAGKDLNDAVLKIRGKKGSKVKIEVHRTGTRENLSFLIKRDEIPLETVFASIKKTKDKSIGYISISSFSEKTADDFSKSLKNLEDKGIDGLVLDVRGNPGGYLQSVEEIMKHFITKDQPYIQIAERNGETKKFYSKLTKPKPYPVSVITDKGSASASEILAGALKEACHYDVIGETSFGKGTVQQAVPMGDGSNIKLTLYKWLTPDGNWIHKKGVKPTILVTQPKFLSVGPLQIKEPLKEDMNNNEVSRAQILLKGLGFDSKRMDGYFNKSTKKAVRSFQSKHGLKETGVIDNRTAQRINEKINSLKEDEKNDLQLQAALKTISKQK from the coding sequence ATGAAAAAGAGAATCGCATCATGGATTGTAATGTGTACCTTAATCGTCAGCGGAATGGGGCTGTATGCAATTATCGAGCCTGCAGGCTTCCATAAAGCAGATGCCCTCTCCTCTCCAGACCGGGAAGAGGTGAATGGGTTTGAAAAATTTAAAAAAGCTTATGAATTAATATCGAATGAATACGTGGAAGAGGTTGATCGGGAGAAGCTTCTTGAAGGGGCTATTCAAGGAATGCTTACTTCTTTAAATGATCCATATTCTGTCTATATGGACAAGCAGACAGCCAAACAATTTTCAGACGCACTCGATTCATCGTTTGAAGGAATCGGAGCGGAAGTAGGAATGGAAAATGGAAAAATAATAATTGTTTCTTCTTTTAAGCGCTCCCCTGCGGAAAAATCAGGCCTAAAGCCGAATGATGAAATCATCAGCATTGATGGTGAGTCGATGGCGGGTAAGGATTTGAATGATGCGGTATTAAAAATTCGCGGCAAGAAAGGGTCGAAAGTAAAGATCGAAGTTCACCGTACCGGAACGAGGGAGAATTTATCTTTTTTGATTAAAAGAGATGAAATACCTCTTGAGACAGTCTTTGCGTCGATAAAGAAAACAAAAGATAAGTCGATTGGCTATATTTCGATTTCATCTTTTTCTGAAAAAACTGCGGATGATTTCTCAAAATCATTAAAAAATCTTGAGGATAAAGGAATCGACGGTTTGGTTCTTGATGTTCGCGGGAACCCGGGAGGCTATCTTCAAAGTGTAGAAGAAATCATGAAGCATTTTATTACAAAGGACCAGCCATATATTCAAATTGCAGAAAGGAACGGTGAAACAAAGAAATTTTATTCGAAATTAACAAAACCAAAGCCGTATCCGGTATCTGTTATAACGGATAAAGGCAGTGCCTCCGCTTCTGAGATACTGGCGGGTGCTTTAAAGGAAGCCTGCCACTATGATGTGATCGGAGAAACTTCTTTTGGGAAAGGAACGGTTCAGCAGGCAGTCCCAATGGGAGATGGAAGCAATATAAAACTTACGCTGTACAAGTGGCTGACCCCGGATGGCAACTGGATTCATAAAAAGGGAGTCAAGCCGACGATTCTGGTTACACAGCCTAAATTTTTATCAGTAGGACCTCTGCAAATAAAAGAACCTTTAAAAGAGGATATGAACAACAACGAAGTAAGCCGCGCCCAAATTTTGTTAAAAGGCCTCGGGTTTGATTCAAAACGGATGGATGGATATTTTAATAAAAGTACAAAAAAGGCAGTTAGAAGCTTTCAAAGCAAGCACGGCCTAAAAGAAACCGGAGTGATTGATAACCGCACGGCACAACGGATCAACGAGAAAATTAATTCTCTAAAGGAGGATGAGAAAAACGATCTTCAACTTCAGGCAGCTTTAAAAACAATATCGAAACAAAAGTGA
- a CDS encoding murein hydrolase activator EnvC family protein, with product MKGKVLSIGVATAVCASGFILPALENRAYAYEDLDKQREEVENKQSELEKRQADNEIKRAELEAQEKDLNADLQKLDTEIITTNDSIEKRQADIKQTNQEINKLKKEIKEITKRIEKRNKLLQDRARAIQENGGNVNYLDVLLGAQTFGDFVSRVSAVTTIVSADKDIIEAHKKDLKLVEQKEAELNNKLDKQHAALDELEALKADLDKRQTEKNKLIEQVKKDQKKAVDELGSMENEADLLKRQDEAIKAEETHRKQQEAEKRRKAEETQNQQTASASEPVESNTSGFIKPAPGSFTSPFGPRDGGNHFGVDIALAGSDVPVHAAASGTVYNAHYSTSYGNVIFVTHNINGQTYQTVYAHLSGMQVSTGDRVEQGQRIGTMGNTGASHGQHLHFELHKGLWNAAKSNAVDPRPYIQ from the coding sequence TTGAAAGGAAAGGTATTATCAATCGGTGTAGCAACTGCTGTCTGTGCTTCAGGATTCATACTTCCTGCTTTAGAAAACCGTGCGTACGCTTATGAAGATTTGGACAAGCAAAGAGAAGAAGTAGAGAATAAACAATCAGAACTCGAAAAAAGGCAAGCTGACAATGAAATTAAACGTGCAGAGTTAGAAGCTCAGGAAAAAGATTTGAATGCTGATCTGCAAAAGCTGGATACAGAAATCATAACAACGAATGATTCCATTGAAAAAAGGCAGGCTGATATTAAGCAAACTAATCAAGAGATTAATAAATTAAAAAAAGAGATTAAAGAGATTACAAAACGGATTGAAAAAAGAAATAAACTGCTTCAGGATCGTGCACGCGCGATCCAGGAAAACGGCGGGAACGTAAATTATTTAGATGTGCTTTTAGGTGCTCAAACCTTTGGCGACTTTGTCAGCCGTGTAAGTGCTGTAACAACAATTGTTTCAGCCGATAAAGATATCATAGAAGCCCATAAGAAAGACTTAAAGCTTGTTGAGCAAAAAGAAGCAGAACTAAATAATAAACTCGATAAACAACATGCCGCCCTTGATGAGCTTGAAGCTTTAAAAGCTGATTTGGACAAGCGGCAAACCGAAAAGAACAAATTAATCGAACAGGTGAAAAAAGATCAAAAAAAAGCGGTTGATGAGCTCGGTTCTATGGAAAATGAAGCTGACCTTTTAAAGCGTCAAGATGAAGCAATCAAGGCAGAAGAAACACATCGGAAACAACAAGAGGCCGAAAAAAGACGAAAAGCTGAAGAAACACAGAATCAGCAAACTGCATCAGCTTCCGAGCCGGTGGAGTCAAATACATCCGGGTTTATCAAGCCTGCTCCTGGCAGTTTCACTTCACCATTTGGACCAAGAGATGGTGGTAATCACTTTGGAGTAGATATTGCTCTTGCAGGTTCTGATGTGCCTGTTCACGCTGCTGCATCAGGGACGGTGTACAACGCACACTATTCAACCAGTTATGGAAATGTGATTTTTGTGACACATAACATTAACGGTCAAACATATCAGACGGTTTACGCCCATCTGTCTGGAATGCAAGTCTCAACTGGCGACCGTGTAGAACAAGGCCAACGAATCGGAACGATGGGCAACACTGGTGCTTCGCACGGACAGCATTTGCATTTCGAACTACATAAAGGTCTTTGGAATGCAGCAAAATCAAACGCAGTTGATCCAAGACCGTATATTCAATAG
- the ftsX gene encoding permease-like cell division protein FtsX has product MNRTLVRHIREGLKSLGRNSWMTFASISAVTVTLLLVCVFIVIMFNLNNMATNAERQVEIKVLVELTSEQNDQDKLQSQIENIDGIENVRFSSKEQELEQLIDSLGENGQTFAMFDQSNPLYDAFIVKTTNPRDTPKVAAEIDKLDQTYKVTYGQEEVSRLFRIVEVSRNIGIALIIGLVFTAMFLISNTIKITIFARRKEIEIMKLVGATNGFVRWPFFIEGLLLGVFGSVIPIAILLSSYNSLIEWIAPRVQGSFITLLPYNPFVFQVSLILIAIGAVIGVWGSLMSVRKFLKV; this is encoded by the coding sequence ATGAATAGAACTCTCGTTAGGCACATTCGCGAAGGCTTGAAATCACTTGGAAGAAATTCATGGATGACCTTTGCGTCTATTAGTGCTGTAACAGTAACCCTGCTGCTGGTTTGTGTATTTATAGTCATCATGTTCAACTTGAACAATATGGCAACAAACGCAGAGCGGCAGGTAGAAATCAAAGTATTGGTAGAACTGACTTCCGAGCAAAACGATCAAGATAAACTGCAGTCACAAATTGAGAACATAGATGGCATTGAAAACGTCAGGTTTTCTTCAAAAGAACAAGAGCTTGAACAGCTGATTGACAGTCTTGGAGAAAATGGCCAGACGTTTGCGATGTTTGATCAAAGCAATCCTTTATACGATGCGTTTATTGTGAAAACAACAAACCCAAGGGATACGCCGAAGGTTGCTGCTGAAATTGACAAACTGGATCAAACATACAAAGTAACCTACGGTCAGGAAGAAGTCAGCCGCCTATTTAGAATTGTAGAAGTGTCACGAAATATTGGCATCGCTCTGATCATCGGATTGGTGTTTACTGCCATGTTTCTGATTTCTAATACGATTAAAATCACAATTTTTGCGAGACGGAAAGAAATCGAGATTATGAAATTAGTAGGTGCGACTAATGGGTTTGTGCGCTGGCCGTTTTTCATTGAAGGATTATTGCTAGGTGTATTTGGAAGTGTCATTCCGATAGCGATCCTTTTGAGCAGCTACAATTCTTTGATTGAGTGGATTGCTCCTCGTGTTCAAGGCTCGTTTATCACCCTTCTCCCATACAATCCGTTTGTTTTTCAGGTTTCACTGATTTTGATTGCTATTGGAGCAGTAATTGGTGTTTGGGGAAGTCTTATGTCCGTTCGAAAATTTCTTAAAGTATAG
- the ftsE gene encoding cell division ATP-binding protein FtsE gives MIEMKDVYKTYSNGVSAIAGLSVTIHPGEFVYIVGPSGAGKSTFIKMIYRQEKPTKGKIVINSLNLADIKEKEIPFLRRKLGVVFQDFKLLPKLTVFENISFALEVIGEHPKVIRKKVLETLDLVQLKHKARQFPDQLSGGEQQRVSIARSIVNSPDIVIADEPTGNLDPDTSWEIMRTLEEVNNRGTTVVMATHNKEIVNTMKKRVIAIEDGLIVRDQARGEYGNYE, from the coding sequence ATGATAGAGATGAAAGACGTTTACAAAACTTATTCTAATGGCGTATCTGCAATCGCCGGATTAAGTGTCACTATACATCCTGGAGAGTTTGTCTATATCGTTGGTCCCAGCGGTGCAGGCAAATCGACATTTATTAAAATGATATACCGCCAAGAAAAGCCTACAAAAGGTAAAATTGTAATTAACAGCTTGAACCTTGCGGATATAAAAGAAAAAGAAATTCCTTTTTTAAGGCGGAAATTAGGGGTCGTGTTTCAGGACTTTAAACTGTTGCCAAAGCTCACAGTGTTTGAGAATATTTCATTTGCGCTTGAAGTGATCGGAGAGCATCCAAAAGTAATTAGAAAAAAAGTGCTTGAAACACTGGATCTCGTTCAACTGAAGCATAAGGCGCGGCAATTTCCAGACCAGCTTTCCGGCGGGGAACAGCAGCGGGTATCGATTGCAAGATCAATTGTTAATAGTCCGGACATCGTTATTGCAGATGAGCCGACTGGAAATTTGGATCCGGATACTTCATGGGAAATTATGAGGACTCTTGAAGAGGTTAATAATCGCGGAACCACTGTTGTGATGGCAACTCACAACAAAGAGATCGTAAACACGATGAAGAAAAGAGTTATTGCTATAGAAGATGGTCTAATTGTGCGTGACCAAGCGAGAGGAGAGTATGGCAATTATGAATAG
- the cccB gene encoding cytochrome c551, with amino-acid sequence MKRKLFTLAVFPAILLLGACGAGDNDSDSSDKNNETAGNGEDLYQESCIGCHGQNLEGSSGPNLQKVGAKYSESEIVDIINNGRGNNMPGGLVSEEEATELANWLSEKK; translated from the coding sequence ATGAAACGCAAACTTTTCACGCTAGCTGTATTTCCTGCGATCCTTTTATTGGGTGCTTGCGGAGCCGGGGATAATGATTCCGATTCATCAGATAAGAACAATGAAACGGCAGGAAATGGTGAAGATCTATATCAAGAAAGCTGCATCGGCTGTCACGGACAGAATCTGGAAGGGTCTTCCGGACCTAATTTGCAGAAGGTTGGGGCAAAGTACTCAGAAAGCGAAATTGTAGATATTATTAACAACGGACGGGGCAACAACATGCCTGGAGGGCTTGTCAGTGAAGAAGAAGCCACGGAATTAGCCAATTGGCTTTCTGAGAAAAAATAA
- a CDS encoding YitT family protein, whose protein sequence is MVKKVLHLDVFRDYLYIFVGSAIVAVTFNVFLLPNHIAAGGISGISTIMESFGFEAAFVQWGLNIPLFIAGFYVLGGKYGLKTLAGSIFLPFIVYMSKDLGRATHNELLAAIFGGVGVGIGIGLVFLGKGSTGGTALAAQIIHKYTGLTLGTCLAFIDGLIVLSAAFVFNLEQALFAMIGVYVSSKTIDIVQVGFNRSKMAMIITNEEAAVRDAVLHRIDRGITKISAQGGYTDDERPILMCAVGQAEFTKLKHLVKSIDESAFVIAMDAAEVLGEGFKRA, encoded by the coding sequence ATGGTGAAAAAAGTACTTCATTTGGACGTATTTCGGGATTATTTATATATTTTTGTTGGATCAGCAATTGTGGCGGTTACTTTTAATGTTTTTCTCCTTCCGAATCACATTGCGGCTGGCGGAATCAGCGGAATTAGTACGATCATGGAGTCGTTTGGATTTGAAGCGGCTTTTGTGCAATGGGGATTGAATATTCCGCTGTTTATTGCCGGTTTCTATGTGCTGGGCGGGAAATACGGATTAAAAACCTTGGCCGGCTCCATATTTTTGCCGTTCATCGTTTACATGTCAAAGGATCTTGGACGGGCAACCCACAATGAATTGCTGGCTGCGATTTTTGGAGGCGTTGGAGTAGGAATCGGAATTGGTCTTGTGTTCCTTGGAAAAGGATCAACCGGGGGAACGGCACTAGCCGCGCAGATCATTCATAAATATACAGGTTTGACACTTGGAACTTGTTTGGCTTTTATTGATGGGCTTATTGTTCTGTCCGCTGCTTTCGTATTTAATCTGGAGCAGGCGCTGTTTGCGATGATCGGCGTTTACGTGTCGAGCAAAACGATTGATATTGTACAGGTTGGCTTCAACCGTTCCAAAATGGCGATGATTATAACGAACGAGGAAGCTGCTGTGCGAGATGCCGTTCTTCATCGAATTGACAGGGGAATCACGAAAATATCAGCCCAAGGCGGGTATACAGATGATGAGCGGCCCATTTTAATGTGCGCAGTTGGACAAGCAGAGTTTACAAAATTGAAACATCTTGTGAAAAGCATTGATGAGTCTGCATTTGTTATTGCCATGGATGCGGCAGAGGTGCTTGGAGAGGGTTTCAAACGCGCATAA
- a CDS encoding nuclease-related domain-containing protein, with amino-acid sequence MIAKKRTTPLQLYALESLISRMRQKHKKRSDIEGDLTKRKTGFKGELALDYELGKLQGNNYYIFQDLRLKSGHLYFQLDTLLLTKHFGLILEIKTTI; translated from the coding sequence TTGATTGCAAAAAAACGAACCACACCGCTGCAGCTTTATGCACTAGAATCTTTAATTTCCCGCATGAGGCAAAAACATAAAAAGCGCAGTGACATAGAAGGAGATTTAACAAAACGGAAAACTGGCTTTAAAGGAGAACTGGCACTGGACTATGAGCTCGGAAAACTTCAGGGTAATAACTATTATATATTTCAAGACCTCAGATTAAAATCAGGCCATCTTTACTTTCAGTTAGACACTCTTTTGCTGACGAAGCACTTCGGGCTCATTTTAGAAATCAAAACTACCATCTAA